A genomic stretch from Schistosoma haematobium chromosome 4, whole genome shotgun sequence includes:
- the TIMM17A_2 gene encoding Mitochondrial import inner membrane translocase subunit Tim17-A (EggNog:ENOG410VEBX~COG:U), producing the protein MDDTVGPAAYVLFDELYTKEKVFRSIITSNKTLNIRLLGRFSAFKADSNLVELLSPFQGGAIPCVIVNVKYLTENQKQCFSSQTANERLIQFIGELSISDDKKHYHLTAFSFTFMDGVSLDLYRTVTKITRSYIAYLPSL; encoded by the exons ATGGACGACACG GTTGGTCCCGCAGCCTATGTCCTTTTTGATGAACTATACACCAAAGAAAAGGTTTTTCGCTCCATAATTACCAGCAACAAAACTCTAAATATTCGTCTACTGGGCAG ATTTTCTGCATTCAAAGCTGATAGCAATCTGGTTGAATTGTTGTCCCCATTTCAAGGTGGTGCTATTCCTTGCGTTATCGTCAATGTAAAATATCTAACTGAAAACCAGAAACAATGTTTTTCAAGTCAGACAGCTAATGAACGCTTGATACAATTTATTGGGGAGTTAAGTATATCAGATGATAAAAAACATTATCACCTTACAGCGTTTTCATTTACCTTTATGGATGGTGTGAGTTTGGATTTATATAGAACTGTAACAAAGATAACTCGAAGTTATATTGCCTACTTACCGTCTTTGTGA